NNNNNNNNNNNNNNNNNNNNNNNNNNNNNNNNNNNNNNNNNNNNNNNNNNNNNNNNNNNNNNNNNNNNNNNNNNNNNNNNNNNNNNNNNNNNNNNNNNNNNNNNNNNNNNNNNNNNNNNNNNNNNNNNNNNNNNNNNNNNNNNNNNNNNNNNNNNNNNNNNNNNNNNNNNNNNNNNNNNNNNNNNNNNNNNNNNNNNNNNNNNNNNNNNNNNNNNNNNNNNNNNNNNNNNNNNNNNNNNNNNNNNNNNNNNNNNNNNNNNNNNNNNNNNNNNNNNNNNNNNNNNNNNNNNNNNNNNNNNNNNNNNNNNNNNNNNNNNNNNNNNNNNNNNNNNNNNNNNNNNNNNNNNNNNNNNNNNNNNNNNNNNNNNNNNNNNNNNNNNNNNNNNNNNNNNNNNNNNNNNNNNNNNNNNNNNNNNNNNNNNNNNNNNNNNNNNNNNNNNNNNNNNNNNNNNNNNNNNNNNNNNNNNNNNNNNNNNNNNNNNNNNNNNNNNNNNNNNNNNNNNNNNNNNNNNNNNNNNNNNNNNNNNNNNNNNNNNNNNNNNNNNNNNNNNNNNNNNNNNNNNNNNNNNNNNNNNNNNNNNNNNNNNNNNNNNNNNNNNNNNNNNNNNNNNNNNNNNNNNNNNNNNNNNNNNNNNNNNNNNNNNNNNNNNNNNNNNNNNNNNNNNNNNNNNNNNNNNNNNNNNNNNNNNNNNNNNNNNNNNNNNNNNNNNNNNNNNNNNNNNNNNNNNNNNNNNNNNNNNNNNNNNNNNNNNNNNNNNNNNNNNNNNNNNNNNNNNNNNNNNNNNNNNNNNNNNNNNNNNNNNNNNNNNNNNNNNNNNNNNNNNNNNNNNNNNNNNNNNNNNNNNNNNNNNNNNNNNNNNNNNNNNNNNNNNNNNNNNNNNNNNNNNNNNNNNNNNNNNNNNNNNNNNNNNNNNNNNNNNNNNNNNNNNNNNNNNNNNNNNNNNNNNNNNNNNNNNNNNNNNNNNNNNNNNNNNNNNNNNNNNNNNNNNNNNNNNNNNNNNNNNNNNNNNNNNNNNNNNNNNNNNNNNNNNNNNNNNNNNNNNNNNNNNNNNNNNNNNNNNNNNNNNNNNNNNNNNNNNNNNNNNNNNNNNNNNNNNNNNNNNNNNNNNNNNNNNNNNNNNNNNNNNNNNNNNNNNNNNNNNNNNNNNNNNNNNNNNNNNNNNNNNNNNNNNNNNNNNNNNNNNNNNNNNNNNNNNNNNNNNNNNNNNNNNNNNNNNNNNNNNNNNNNNNNNNNNNNNNNNNNNNNNNNNNNNNNNNNNNNNNNNNNNNNNNNNNNNNNNNNNNNNNNNNNNNNNNNNNNNNNNNNNNNNNNNNNNNNNNNNNNNNNNNNNNNNNNNNNNNNNNNNNNNNNNNNNNNNNNNNNNNNNNNNNNNNNNNNNNNNNNNNNNNNNNNNNNNNNNNNNNNNNNNNNNNNNNNNNNNNNNNNNNNNNNNNNNNNNNNNNNNNNNNNNNNNNNNNNNNNNNNNNNNNNNNNNNNNNNNNNNNNNNNNNNNNNNNNNNNNNNNNNNNNNNNNNNNNNNNNNNNNNNNNNNNNNNNNNNNNNNNNNNNNNNNNNNNNNNNNNNNNNNNNNNNNNNNNNNNNNNNNNNNNNNNNNNNNNNNNNNNNNNNNNNNNNNNNNNNNNNNNNNNNNNNNNNNNNNNNNNNNNNNNNNNNNNNNNNNNNNNNNNNNNNNNNNNNNNNNNNNNNNNNNNNNNNNNNNNNNNNNNNNNNNNNNNNNNNNNNNNNNNNNNNNNNNNNNNNNNNNNNNNNNNNNNNNNNNNNNNNNNNNNNNNNNNNNNNNNNNNNNNNNNNNNNNNNNNNNNNNNNNNNNNNNNNNNNNNNNNNNNNNNNNNNNNNNNNNNNNNNNNNNNNNNNNNNNNNNNNNNNNNNNNNNNNNNNNNNNNNNNNNNNNNNNNNNNNNNNNNNNNNNNNNNNNNNNNNNNNNNNNNNNNNNNNNNNNNNNNNNNNNNNNNNNNNNNNNNNNNNNNNNNNNNNNNNNNNNNNNNNNNNNNNNNNNNNNNNNNNNNNNNNNNNNNNNNNNNNNNNNNNNNNNNNNNNNNNNNNNNNNNNNNNNNNNNNNNNNNNNNNNNNNNNNNNNNNNNNNNNNNNNNNNNNNNNNNNNNNNNNNNNNNNNNNNNNNNNNNNNNNNNNNNNNNNNNNNNNNNNNNNNNNNNNNNNNNNNNNNNNNNNNNNNNNNNNNNNNNNNNNNNNNNNNNNNNNNNNNNNNNNNNNNNNNNNNNNNNNNNNNNNNNNNNNNNNNNNNNNNNNNNNNNNNNNNNNNNNNNNNNNNNNNNNNNNNNNNNNNNNNNNNNNNNNNNNNNNNNNNNNNNNNNNNNNNNNNNNNNNNNNNNNNNNNNNNNNNNNNNNNNNNNNNNNNNNNNNNNNNNNNNNNNNNNNNNNNNNNNNNNNNNNNNNNNNNNNNNNNNNNNNNNNNNNNNNNNNNNNNNNNNNNNNNNNNNNNNNNNNNNNNNNNNNNNNNNNNNNNNNNNNNNNNNNNNNNNNNNNNNNNNNNNNNNNNNNNNNNNNNNNNNNNNNNNNNNNNNNNNNNNNNNNNNNNNNNNNNNNNNNNNNNNNNNNNNNNNNNNNNNNNNNNNNNNNNNNNNNNNNNNNNNNNNNNNNNNNNNNNNNNNNNNNNNNNNNNNNNNNNNNNNNNNNNNNNNNNNNNNNNNNNNNNNNNNNNNNNNNNNNNNNNNNNNNNNNNNNNNNNNNNNNNNNNNNNNNNNNNNNNNNNNNNNNNNNNNNNNNNNNNNNNNNNNNNNNNNNNNNNNNNNNNNNNNNNNNNNNNNNNNNNNNNNNNNNNNNNNNNNNNNNNNNNNNNNNNNNNNNNNNNNNNNNNNNNNNNNNNNNNNNNNNNNNNNNNNNNNNNNNNNNNNNNNNNNNNNNNNNNNNNNNNNNNNNNNNNNNNNNNNNNNNNNNNNNNNNNNNNNNNNNNNNNNNNNNNNNNNNNNNNNNNNNNNNNNNNNNNNNNNNNNNNNNNNNNNNNNNNNNNNNNNNNNNNNNNNNNNNNNNNNNNNNNNNNNNNNNNNNNNNNNNNNNNNNNNNNNNNNNNNNNNNNNNNNNNNNNNNNNNNNNNNNNNNNNNNNNNNNNNNNNNNNNNNNNNNNNNNNNNNNNNNNCCATGTAAAACTTTTCTTGTAAAATCATTGTTATATTTCTCTATATATATATGTCATTTTCCACAACTCTCTTCTTCACAACACACAACTCTCTTCCTCTCGAACCTGATGGCGTTTAGACTCTGTTCCTCATTCAGCCACCAATTACTATTTCGAAGATGACGATAAGGAACATGAGTCATTCGTCTGTCTGCCAATTCAGTGGAATGACAAGGAGAAAGTGGACGGAAGTGCAGCTGGTTTGTACTTGAGAGGAACCTTTGACGATGGTTGGAGGTTCCTTTCAAGTATAAACCAACTGCACTTCCGTCCACTTCTCCTTGTCGCTCCACTGAATTGGCAGACAGACGAATGACTCATGTTCCTTATCGTCATCTTCGAAATAGTAATTGGTGGCTGAATGAGGAACAGAGTCTAAACGCCATCAGGTTCGAGAGGAAGAGAGTTGTGTGTTGTGAAGAAGAGAGTTGTGGGAAATGACATATATATATAGAGAAATATAACAATGATTTTACAAGAAAAGTTTTACATGGATTTTACATGGAACATTTACAACGACTTTACAACGAATTTAGGTAAGTTAAAGCACATTGAATACACGTTTTCACCTTTATATAACGGTAACATGATTCGTTGTAATGTCGATGTAACGTTTACAACTATTTCGCATTCCACGTACTTTCGTCGTAAACTTACATTGACTTTACGACGAAATCCTTTCGTCGTAAATTACTATGGAGTTTACGACGAAATAATGTCTCGTCGTAATTGCGTTGTAAAGCCCATGTAAAGTTACGAGGAAATAATTTCGTCGTAAACCGCCGTTGTTACTGCTACGTTTTCTTGTAGTGTATATGTAAGAGACTTCAGAGTAAAAGTTATGCATCAACACTTCAACTAGGCATGGACAAATTATCCGGATTCGAAGTTCAGGTAACAAACCGAATCCAATTCGACATAGATATCTGAATGGTACATGATTTCCTATATCCAAAAAATCGATCTGAACCTGAACCGAATCCAAAAATTACAGGCATCCGAAAATATCTGAAGTATAAATAGTATATATAAAATATTAATTATATTAATACTTATAATAATTCAAATATTTAAAATTATAATTATAATTTTAAATATATATATTTTTTGGATAAATCAGATATTTTAGATATTTTTTGTTAGTTTTAGCTATTTTTGGATATTCTTGGACACAGTTGGATATACAAAAATAGACCCTAATCGGATATATGGATTATTCTTCTATACATTTGGATTATAATAAGTCAATCCGAACCGGGTTTGGTATTTTTCGGTTCATTCGGATATACTCGATAAAATCCGGATCCGCCAAGTAGCGAACCGAATCAATCCGAGATTTAGAATTACCGATATGTACAAATTTTCCTATATCGAATTACACCGATATTTGAAATACCCGACCCAGATCCCGGTCCGATACCCGAATGTGCATGCCTAAGTTCAACACTCATTCAAACGTATATAATCAAAAAGGTTGATACGTTTTCGTAATGAATCAAATAGACTACCCAATTAATGTAACTACGACTCTTCAGTGTCTGAGTCTGCCACGTTAAGACTCTTCAGTGTCTACATTGTCAACACTATTGTCATTTATATTTCAAATTAAGAAAAAGAATTAATGTATCGAGTTATCCTGCTCTATAAATAGGCTGTTGCTCCAACATATATAACTTCACCCGAAGAAACACTCCTCTTATTTTAGGCAAAATTTTCTATCAGCATTTTTTTCTTTAATATCTCTCTTTTTGTGATCTCTACCTCACAACATGGCTATGAAAACTTTTTTCGTTGTTTCTATGCTTCTCCTTGCCGTCTATTTGCAAACCACACTTGGTAAAAAGATTCATGGCCTGCAAATTACTAATAGTTTTTTTTTTAAATGTACATATTGAAGATATCTACAATCATACAAACTAGATATAATCTTATCATACAATATCTTGTTATTTCTAGAAAAAGTAATGTATTTTTGTTTATTTTGAATCGAAAAAATCATATTTAGATCGGTAATTCAAAAAAATATAGATTACCTTTTTATCCGACAGTCATATATAGATCACTTAATGGAGGTTCTATGCATGTAATAGTAAGTACCATTGCAATTAATTTCTTAGGGAACGAAGTCAAGTGCGAGAAGCTGGACAAAGACACGTGTGCGTTTGCGGTCTCGTCGACCGGTAAACGCTGCGTTTTGGAGCAGAGCATTAAGAGGAGTGGAATCGAGGGGTACACGTGTCGGTCCTCGGAGATAGAAGCAGACAAGGTCACAAACATTATTGAATCAGACGAGTGCATCAAAGCGTGTGGTCTAGACCGGAAATCTTTGGGTATATCCTCGGACGCACTATTGGAATCCCGGTTTACTCAGAAACTCTGCTCGGTTAAATGCTTAACCCAATGCCCTAACGTCGTCGATCTCTTTTCCAACCTTGCTGCTGGCGAAGGTACGGTGTTGTTAGACCTGTTCGGTTACAATTACACCTTTTCTCTAAATACATTTCGGTTTTTTTTTTATACTAGGTGTATATTTGCCAAAGCTATGTGAATCACAAGAAGGACAATCAAGAAGAGCAATGTCGGAGCTTAGAAGCTCGGGAATTGTGAGGGACACTCTTGGACCGGTTGGACCGGTCAGGTTAGGCAAGATGGCACCAGAGCCAGCTACTTCAATGGACTACATGCCGTACGCGCCCGCACCAGAGCCAGCTACTTCAATGGACCACATGTCGTACGCGCCCGCACCTGCGTCCTATTAATTAATGCAAGCGAGCATAGAGAGAAGACGTACCATATCTCATGAGAGATCTGAAGAGAATAATAAAGAACTTTGTGTTTAGATGGTTTTATTACATCGTTTAATGTTTGCTTATTATGTATTACATAAAACACACCACGATGCATAAGGAGACAGTCAGAGTTGTGCACGATCTGGTGAATTTATACTTGTAATATCGTATTATATACTAGTAATGAGTTTGAGCTTATTGATACCAAGATAATACTCAAAACAGATTATTCATTTATGTACCATACTCTAGCAGAACCACCCCTAGCCCCAAGTATGAGAATTGTTTTGTGGGCTCAATTAAAAATATAGAACAAAGCCTCTTCCTCGCTGCGTCTTTCTTCCTCTTCACTGCCTCTATTGCTGCCGGTGTAATCAATTGGAAACAGTAGTCGACAATGGTGAGCCAAAGAACCCATATCGGTAAGCTCTGCATGCCCTGAAATGTCTGAGTGGGAAAGAAACAAGGTTTGCTGAGTTCACTTTGGTTTTTAACTTCAGCTCCGATGGTTTAGTTAGAAGCAATGTATGAGCGAGTAGATTTTGTCTGAATTAGTCAAAGGTTCTGTCTGAATTAATCAAAGGCTAATTTCATGTGAAAGTTTGTTCTGTCATTTGTACCTCTCTTGATGGTTTGGCTCTGGGGCAAAAAAAAAAAGCTGTATGACAGATACTTGAATGATCGCTTTACCTGGTGGTTACTGGAAGGTAATAGTAAATGTTTTTAATGTTTGCTGTAGATATGCTTGCAATGTAGAAGGCGAGGGCATAGTCTTAAAAACTGCCCCGACCAAAACGAAGAGAGCAGCTTCGAGAAGAAACTGTGTTACAACTGTGGAGATACTAACCATTCCCTTTCTCATTGTCCTCTTCCTTTGGAGGGATGGTATACCTGTTCCTAACAGCAGTTAGGTAAGGAAACTTCATTACAATAGTAAATAGATATTAATGGAGTTCCAATCACAAATTATAATTTTGGATCTTCTCTCCAGTATATCAAAATCTTAGAAAACCTTGATGTGAAAATAATAAAACAAAAAAAGCACTATTTGCCTCTAACATGGTGTCAAAGCTTATATAATTAGGTTAAAACTTGTCAGGGGTAATCTTGTAAATTGGTGAAGACTTGGGCTTCAAGTCGGCTGTGACCAAACGGGCTTTCTGCGCGCTTCGCTGTCGATCGATATCAAGATATGAACATTGATCGATTATTCCTCTCTATTATCGACCGATAGTCGAGCTCGATGGTCATCTCGGGTGCTTACTCCAAATATCTCCAAAATGCTCCAAAATCATTACTGATCTCCAAATCACTTCTGATCTTATAAATATAATAAATAGACTCTATAATATAATAATTATTAGTAAAAACATCTATAAACCATGAATGAAAATGAGTCAAATCCATAGTCTATCAACTCCCCCAGACTTACCCTTTTGCTTGTCCTCAAGCAAAACAAACAGGTAGTCTCTCTGAAAGAGGTTTGAAAACAGCAGAGACTCAGATGATTTAAAACTTAGAATCATAACTTCTACAATATTGCAATCCACATCTAAGAAGTCTTAATCACAAAAGCACATTATACCATATCCTACCTTAGCAACCAAATTCACCTAGTCAACAACTTAGCAAATCCTGTCTTACATTCCCCTCTACCAACCTCATTTCTTAGCATAAATAAAAGTGTAGGCTTTACCTTGGGGGTTTCAATCACAAGATGCAAGGACTTTCAAACAAGTATCTAGACCTGCACGTAAACATTAGTTCCTATCCTCTCTTTCTACGAATTTTCTCTCTTAGTCAAAATCTGCTTATATTAGCAAGATCATTGACCAAGATTGGACAGGCTTCCATGAATCAAGTCTTAATGGTGGTTGCCACCAAGTCCTGTTCACTTCTTTTTGACCTATATCCTAGGATTATTTGTGAAGCAAGCCTTAATGGTTGTAGCCACCAAGTCCTATTCGAATTCCTTCCTAATGAATCTCTAATAGATATATATAATAATAATATTATTATTTTTTCGAAAATGGAAAGAGAAATGATGATTAATCTATCTACACAAGGCTTTACCTTCCAGACTTGTTTGAAGAATCCGATCACATGCATACCAAGCCCCAAGACAAGCAGTTGTGTCAAGTTTAGTGTTGGAGGTCAGCTTTGGTTCCTTCAAACAATCTCAGCAAGTGTAAAGAGTTGACAGGTTAATCCACTTTAGTATCTTTTGTACTATCTGCAATCAGTAAGTCTAGAATGGTGCTAAAAAGTGGTTAGATAACAAGCAAAAATCTATTAGTTCATTATCCCCTTCTTGACTCAATAAAACTTGTTGAAAAACGTTTTAATAAGACTCATAAATAAATTACTATCAGTAAACCTCCCCCCAGACTTAAACTACACTGTACTTAGTGTAAATTCAGTCGGAGTTATGGTGATAACTAAATCATGAGGACTCAATGTAACAAGTCAGAACGATATACCAGACCGGAATGGATGTCGACCGATGTAAGGATGTTGATATCAATCACGGCAGGTTAGGCAATGTCGATCGATGTTGACAGCTTCTCGTCGGTCGATACGCATGGCAAATCGTTTACTCAGTTCTCTTTTTGTGTTTTTTTATGACCTGCAATAATTAAAAACCAACATAAATAATATATCAATAAAAACTAAATAAATATTATCTAATAATGGGTTGCCTCCCACTCGGCGCTTTGTTATAGTCATTTAGCTTGACTTTGGAGGTGATTTGGCTAGTAGTGTTGAAAGCTGGAACTTGTTGGAAAACAAGTGTCCATCTCTTCTCTGCGCTTGTTGAACCATGTACCACTGAAGTCTCTCATTGCTTCATCCCCTCTGCGCCATTTTTCCTTCATTGTTGCCGTTGTGTTTTCTATTCTATGCAATCTATCTTCAAGACTCTCAAGGTTGAACTGATGTTTTCTAAGTGTGGCATAAGTGTCAGCTGAGATCTCCTCTCCAAGGTAATGTGTGTCGGACATGCCTGATGTCATCTTTGGTACTAGCCGACCTCGGTTTATAGCGTCGTCGACCGATGTTCGATGATGAATGTCGGTTGATTTGTTGTTGCGTCTTTCGATCGATGACGATGCTTCTGGTCGACGGGTAATGTAACTCTGAATCTCCACCAATTCCCCTTGTATAGCTTCAATTTTGGAAGTCAAAGCACTAATGTTAAGATCGATTAGGAAATAGATGTCATCACATCTCCCATCAAGCCTCTCTTCTGTAGTTTCCAGAGCTCTATAGATCCCTTCTACCAACTGATATATTTCTTCCCTGGTGTGAAAATTTTGTTGAGACTTCATCGTATGTGGGCGTGGTGGATTGTCGTCGACCGATGTTGGCATCTGGTTGTCGATCGATGTGCGTGTTGATCTCTGTCGATCGATGATGATCGAGCAACGTCGGTAGCATGTTGAATTCTGGCTATATCTTGCTTCATCTCCTCCATGCAAGTAGTTAGCCAACTGATACTATCATTCAATGGATAGTAGACACCATCAAGTTTCATCTGTAAAGCTTCTTTGTTCTTCTCTTGTTCTCCACAGACTCCATAGAACATCTCATTGATCTCGTCCTTGGTGTAGATCTCTGGTACCAGCTTCGTCTGTGTGAATGAGCTAGCATGTTCAGGAAGACATATGTAGCCTGGCTCATCTCTCGAAGCTCTCTCCAGAACTCTTCT
This genomic interval from Brassica oleracea var. oleracea cultivar TO1000 chromosome C2, BOL, whole genome shotgun sequence contains the following:
- the LOC106323071 gene encoding uncharacterized protein LOC106323071, translating into MAMKTFFVVSMLLLAVYLQTTLGNEVKCEKLDKDTCAFAVSSTGKRCVLEQSIKRSGIEGYTCRSSEIEADKVTNIIESDECIKACGLDRKSLGISSDALLESRFTQKLCSVKCLTQCPNVVDLFSNLAAGEGVYLPKLCESQEGQSRRAMSELRSSGIVRDTLGPVGPVRLGKMAPEPATSMDYMPYAPAPEPATSMDHMSYAPAPASY